CTGTAACTTCACATATAAGGATGCTGCTGCCTAAACTTCCCTTTTTAACAGAGTCCTCCCCCAGGATGATTATGTGGTAATTTTATTGATATTTGCCTGCAATTAAATTGTTTATCTCACAGAATATCTGATGTAAACGTACAGGTAGAAGTTTTGGAACACCTCAGGCAAGTTAAAAACACGGCAGTCGGACATCAGGCTAGCTATGAGGCGACGATTAAGTCTTTCTATTTCTTGTTACCTTCGCCACCTCAAAATTACCTCCTGTATCGTGTTTTGAAAGTAGGAAATGTGTAGAAGTGTTGATGAAAGGCTTCTTAATATCAGTGAGTGAACACAGAATGACCTCTTTGAACACTTGAATCATGGAAAAGCACCGCACCTCCTCCTATTCTTCTTCTGCGCTTGGCGGAGTAGAAGCTCACACCTCTGAACTAAAGACGACCATGTCAACTTTTCTATCATACTACGGGACATTTTCTATAGCCACCTACTTGAAGGCCGGATCAGTagaataattgtttattttcaaatgcaaTGTATAGATTTGTTAGACTTGATTTCAGACGGCACAGAAACTGCTCTGCTGCATATTTTTCTATGTGGGCATTCTTGTATCCAGTATTCATGTAATGAAACTCAGAGATGCCATCAGACCTGGGGTCAGGGGGCCACTGTAGCTCTCAGTAGATAGTTCACCTTTATCCATCTTTAAGATTTCACACCAGAACTTTGTTACACTGTAAATATTTGAAGTTTAAAATCACATTGAGGAATTTCTATTGTTTTAAAGAACAAAGAAGAGCAAAAGACACCgtgaaatgtcatgtttttttaaaaaagataatgaGGAAAAAAGTTCCTAACTTGGAGAAACTGTGCttggaaaataattaaaagaggTCCAAACGTGTttactgttctgttttttctctctgtgaagGAGCGCATGTCACTGGCATAAACTGTACTATGCAAATCTTTCAAATGTCGACATGACAGCAAAGTCGATATTTATATTCCCCTGGGAGCATTTAGCTGATCATTTATCAATAAGCCCATTCAAGTCCCACTGCCCCCACAATTAGAGCTGTTGCTGCATAATGTTGGGTGGGCTGTCAGAGTTATGTTAATGATGTTCGTCAGAGGAAGCCTCTGTACAGCTGCAGCCGGGAACATTTGGCATCCAGATCTTAAGTATATGTTTAGAACTGctaaaacatttacatctttaTACCGTCCTTGGACAAGTTATCTAAATAAGGGAGCATGTGGCCACTTAATACATACAGCCATAATTTTAGGCTGCATCAAACATCAGGTTTCCTTTAAATGTGGGGGGGCTGACTCATCGAAAGTCAGGGGGCCAAAATTACAATCTGTGCAGTGTAATCTATTAGTTTAATCCGGCCCTGGTTAAAGATATGATTAAATTTGAACATAATCcttgaaaaatacaaacacactctgGAGTTTTAAACTATCACATCAGCTTAGTGATTGAATTTTACACTTGAAAAGCTGTATGAACGCTGTGTTAACCACTATCACTCCCTCAGTGGACAATAACAAGTGGAGGCTGGTTATAAACACATAATGAATGACAATATAGTAAAACACAGTTACACAGGATAAGTTATACTTGTTAACAAATGTTTTACgttaataaacacttaaaatatcTTTGTACAGCTACattacagtgttttatatacaatgtattaaatgtttatatagtTAAGTCAGTTTTGTTAACAATACTTAAAAGTAATACTTgggtaaaagtaaagatgttgttttaaaaaattactttggtaaaagtgaaagtcacccatatgtGTCTcatagtaaatgtacttaagtattaaaaggTAACAGTCAATACTGTTCGCACCGATCAACCACAACATTAAacccactgacaggtgatgtgagtAACATGGATCAGCTGGTTACAATCCAATGGTTTGCTGAAAatccttgggtcctggcatttaTGTGGATGTGGATGCCTCTTGATGTGCACCACCCCTCCAAACACCACTGCAAACCAAGTACAACCCCCTCATGGCAAGGGCCCTCCCCAGTGGCAGCTGctacaccacaaaaactgcccAGGAACGACTCGAGGGACATGACAAAGAACTCAAATTGTCGACCCGGCCTCCAAATTCTCCAGATCCAAAACTGATCCAGCATCTGTCGGATGTGCCTGAACAAATCTGATTCATGGAGGCCCCAGCtccaacatacaggacccaaaggatccactACAAACGTCCTGGTGCCAGACACTACAGGACACCCCCTGAGGTCTTATGACCACgccttgacaggtcagagcgGTGCTGGCTGCACAAGAGTACAACTACTTGACAATCAATGGTTACTCACTGTTGGCCACAAATGTTGTACAACATGTATTTAGTGCCACTCGAGAATGTAGAATCATGTTTGTACTGATGGTGAATGTACAAAGCTTTTTATAATTATGGCTGATCTACAGTGTGATTAAGCCCAAGACAAGTTTCCCCATTGGGATGATTAAGTATTTCAAAATCAAGcaggaaaactaaaaaaaactctctATTTACTCACTTTTCTTTAGTTGGCAGTGCTGCGTCTACACCACGCTGGTGCTAGTAATCGCTGATAATTTAAGGTGACAATATGCACGGTGAATATCTGTGTTGACCCTGGATGTGGACTCATCATTAGTcatcacagcactgagagagCGGCGGCAGAGCTTTTGTCAGTTGTTAAGTTGTTCTCTAACACCTGCCATGGTGCAGATGTTTGCATGAGTCAGTGAGAGGAGAGCTGAGGTAACCTCATGTGAGGCTTTCCTCTGCGTGCAGATGAATCACACCTCACAGATGCAGCGTTAATTATGAATATGGAGGGAATGAGGGTACAACCTTGGAGAGATCTTACAGTCCTGCAGAGAAGAATGCATCATCTGTTTcgtgtgattggctgctgtaTCAAAAATGAGTGTAATTGACACTGTGTCCCCTTGAGGTcgccctcttcctcctcttcctctggtcCCTGCAGCCTCCTGCTGTCCGTCTCCATCTCCTTGAAAACCTTATCTGCTGAAGTCATCAGGCGCTCCAGATTGGCTGTAATGACCTAATATCCATAGAGGGgatgtgaagtgaagtgaatgCTGAATTAACCTGTAGcagcttgttttatttcatggcCACTTTCAAACCAATGGGAATGACGTAATCTGCAATCTTTTATAAGACTATAGattaaatattgtaaatacagGAGGATTATGAGTGTTGATGCTGTACGTAGGGCGTACCCTTTGCCTTGTAGGCtattaaatatgcaaataaaatattatttatggACCGATATGAGTATCATAATATAATTAATGCAAAATTGCAGTTAATCGATCATTTCTGGACATCTTCTCCACGtttcttcctttttgtttgtcatgTAAAAATCTGGACTGCAGCAACGCCTCACGACTTCTCTGTATTCCCCCACAATGCTTTGCGGCAGGGGGCTGTCGTGTGTGCGCTGTTCGTGGTGCTGAAGCTGCGCGTGCCTCGGAGGCTGCTACCATAGAGATCCACCCGAGCATCCTTCCGCGAGACGTAGCCTGCGCGAGGAAGCGAGTGTTTTTCTCGACGGCTGGGAGGAGATTCAGGATGTTTTCTGACAGCTTTTTCCAGCCTCATTTATCAATTTATGACAGCAAACATCCTTTAAGTTCATTCTAGATTCAAGCTGCAACCAGGAGCCGTTTCTGAAGCCGTTTTCCCGGCTGTTTTTCGAGGCTCTCTTCCGGCTCTCCGCCTGTCCAGCCGTGCTCGCCGCTCCATCCCGCATCCTTTATGCACAGCACGCTGCTCCGGTCCTCCCCGACAAAACACACATTCGTGTCCGAGCACCATGGCCCGCTCCAGCCGCTTTCATTGAGAGAAATGGAAGCCAAACAGCACCAGATAAAGAGCCTGAAGAGCTACCCGGAGACTGGTGGCCGGAGCCTGGCAGCGGCCGCCGGAGGAGGAGCAGGCGACGGCGGCGCGTATCGAGCCGGCTCGGctgagatggagatggaggcgAAGATCCAGAAAGCCATCGACTTCAAGGCGGAGGGTCACCGCTGCTACAAGGAGAAGAAATTTCGGGAAGCGATCGGCAAGTATCACCGGGCGCTGCTGCAACTCAAAGGGGTGCATGTGGTCGACGGGACGACGGGCTCCGAGGTCAACCTGCTCAACCAAGCCGCCGCCAAGCTGACCGAGGAGCAGCGGAGAGCCGTGGAGAGCACCGAGATCGAGTGCTACGACAGCCTGACAGGTGAGCAGCGCCGGTACAGCCCCACAAAAACACCGTGAAGCACCGCTGACACCATTGTTCGTTCCGGTTCATCGGGTTTACACAGGATAGTGGGCTGTAGttgtttctgcagctgctgttaatAAAGCAGGAATGCACCTTTATTGTGTCTGTCTGACCAAATCAGTGTGCCACAGTCATATCAGTGCCACTCATCTCTGTGCCATTTCCTGCTTCACCTGATAAAAATACAAGGCAATACACAAATAAAGTCACAGGACCAGAAGCCTCATAAGGAGAATCTAGACATGTTTTTTCATTATGTATGTGTGAGACACGTTTCAACATTTCATGAGGGGCTCTGAGGTGAAAGCAACCATCCTCTGGGTGATGTAAGGCTGTGTCTAATGCAGTGACTTCACCACAGGGTTAACAGACAAGATGAACTCATTACTGCTCCATCGCTGTAGTAATTACTACTTTCCAATGCTCACTTCGTGCTCGTGTGCAAGAACAGACCTATTAAATGTTCAGACTTTTAATAAGGCTGTGTGGGTGCTCCAAAAACAGGCCTATTAAATGGGAGTTGCTGTCAGtgattattctttttttaattttctcagtTACTGGATTCATTTGGTGAATAAGATGTCAGAAAAGACAGATGAAGGTCCATCACAAGATGATGTCTTCTAATGTCTTCTtatgtctgaccaacagtccaaaaacctcAAGATATTCACCTTTAAAATGATATGAAACCAAGTAAAGCTTCAAATTCCTCCCCCTGGATAACCCAGAACctgaaaaattaataaaaccATAAATCACTGCTGATTAAAACTGCAGTaagcattattttcttattaagatacgtgttaaatagctctatattccaacagtaatcactgtgtttggtcagtaacccgtGTCTCTCCTCTCCCGACTCATGCagttaaaaagagaaaacaaatgttctgGTATctctgcccactttatccaatcaggacggAGAACTCCATAAAcaggcggtcctgtctgctctgctaAGACACAGAGAGCAGCATCCTCATGTTTTTCAGCACTGGGTGAAACAGGGAAAACTACCAATTTAGTGCTCAGGACAGGAAGTTAGTTAAATGACGCTTACAGCAGAAGACAACTCTAGATGAAGGaagttgattattgagtctcgCTCCCAGCTTATCAAATATTGAAGCAAAGCATCAGTGTATTTTATAAtctgaggatgaggaggttacattttgttgctttaacttcTACATTTTTGCAGTCAGAATTAAATATCATTTACCCAACAGATTAAAGCAGGGTTATTCGATGTTTATCTTATAGAGAGACCCTCTACTACATACATCACACATTAAACTAGGCCTACAGTAATGTAAAGGGTGACCTATAGTGTCTTGCTCGATGACTTACAAAACAATCCACTGTGGCTCCAAACAATGTCTGTACAAATGTGATAATTATACAGATATCTGGCCTATATGTTTCAAAAAAATACGTAGCCGACTAGTTTGCTGTTATGAAAAGCTGCTGCACAATAAATTAGCgcagtggttttcaaactttttttgtcCGAGGCACACCAAAGGGCAAGCCAAAATGTCAAGGCACAGCTGTATTCATATCCATGCAAAATAGCCTCTGTAACACTTGTTATCTAATCGCtttgtacatgtttatttttagtcCTTGAAgggtttttaaaggattttttttaggGCATAGATTTTGCCTTTGTATTAGGAAGTGAATGTGTACAACCAAagataaagtaaattaaaaataacttattCAGGTTTATAGTTGTATATTTCAGTAAGGAATTATGGGTAGACTTTCATCAGTGTCGTTTTAATTAaatttggggggtttttttgtgaCTTTATCTAGGCTAATAATATGTTGAATTCATGTTAATGTATATTTTCAgaatcattaaaacattttgagaaacatatagactttcaaaatattatcaaacaatAATTTGCAATCTGCATCGACTTTGAGGACCCCCTAGGCATCGTGGACCTCCTGTCGAAGACCCAGAGATTAAACATTTCACATTATAGTCATATTAGCTGTACTATAAGGAAATAATCTtacaaatttgaatgtttttggtTGTATATAATCCTGCAGAAACACCAAGAGGACACAAGAAACAACACCATATTGATTAAGTCAGACCAAATACATATAGTAATACCTCTTATAAGGATTTTTACTATATGTCATAAGCTCTGGGAAATGCCACTTAGTGCACATTGAGTTTAGAATATTTTACTGCAGATACAGACGAGTAGGTCTTCTGTTACTATGTCATTTTCAATATTTCACTTTAgctcaaaatgtaaatgagttTGAAGAGAATCATCAATCAATTATCTATTCGTCACCGTTCATTAGCCCTGACTGTTCAAGCCAGAGTCAGTATTTCAGAGAGTATTCAGGGAGAAACATGTATCACGATTAGTATATCAAGAAATATCCACAATATGGTGACAATGATATAAGAAGAGCTATAATCTCCTAGCTTTGCAGTAAAAGTGTAATTCTGACAGCAGAATGTGCTCAGATCATGACAGATGTTGACATGAATGGTGCAGCAGTTATATCACATCACTATATATGTTGATGTGGTGGTTTTGGGGCACGAGTGTGGCCTGATGTTGTGTCTCGCTGCTGTCCCAGGCGCTGCCCGGTCAACCTGCCATGATGCATTGAAGGTCGCCTTGTTCTGCGCAGCGTTCAGGGCCTGTCTGGAGCCTGTGGGGAGGCCACTGTGGTGTGAAGGAAAGatggggggagaggaggagaggaggagaggagggaaaggcTAATAAGAAAGAGGTGTAGAAGAAGTAGATATGGCAGAAAGGAAAAATAGAAAGGAAGTCAGATGGGGTGAAAGAGAGGGATAGCAGAGAGCAGTGgaacagagaggggagaggagggggaggaagggacTGCTAGCACACGACAGGGGGCCATATTTACCATGGCAACCATCGCTGGGCCTTTTTCCTGTTGTTGTATTAAAACGGCTCTTACCCTcccctcactgctgctgcaaactgtgtgtgtgcacatgcgcaatcacacacacaaagaaacctCACTTCAACCAttaatatgtttacatgtatcTGTATCTATATGGGTGGCTTATTGGATCTTTACATTCATTGTCATGCTGATGTTCATAgccattttaatgattttacaCTGCCATAGACCCCACTATCTCTCGGTAGCCCTTTTGGCTGTCTTTGATAGTTTTTATCTAAACAGACGCGAccggacatttccaatatgctgTATTGATTTCCCTGCCATTACTGTGCCAATCCTGTTTTTTATCACAAggccatttgccatttatctgatagAGACAGAGCACGGACGCCCGCCATTTGTCTACAACCTCACAcaatcaatcaagtcatcaaataaaaaagtaacaGCTTCATTACCTGCCTACTAATGTTAGCAACCCGTGCTCCTATCCTGCcggtctgcactgatattagaggagcaagctagctagttagACATCAGCAAACAAGTAGCGATTTTTTGTGCTTGTTATAAAGGAAAGGACCACGAAagagttctcataaccctcgGTTTGAAGTGCCACCATAACATTTCAGCCCTCTATCCCAACAACAATCAGCACAACTTACCTCCAGGCGTGGATGTGCAAAACTGAGGAGTAGGGCTGAGTGGTAGGGGCATGAGGTGTTGTAGGATTGAGCCTTATTTTCTCCTGAATATGTAAATCTGCTCACAAACATATAGTTTCGTTCTTAGAATAGGCTCAGTAATTTCCTAAAAGAGCCAGGCACTGTGTGATTTTtagcaaacaagaaaaaataatgcattttttggGGACTAATTTAAGCCCTGGATTAGCACACATTTGCTCTGGTgggtatttacagcagcaggataGC
This is a stretch of genomic DNA from Pagrus major chromosome 2, Pma_NU_1.0. It encodes these proteins:
- the ttc9b gene encoding tetratricopeptide repeat protein 9B; this translates as MHSTLLRSSPTKHTFVSEHHGPLQPLSLREMEAKQHQIKSLKSYPETGGRSLAAAAGGGAGDGGAYRAGSAEMEMEAKIQKAIDFKAEGHRCYKEKKFREAIGKYHRALLQLKGVHVVDGTTGSEVNLLNQAAAKLTEEQRRAVESTEIECYDSLTACLLQSELVNYERVKEYCLKVLSHQRDHFKAMYRAGIAFYHLGDYECALRYLRDAKNREPTDTNVLRYIQLTEMKMSKSGQRERESGKETQG